The following DNA comes from Hyphomicrobiales bacterium.
ATCGATCAGCGCCCGGTTCGAAACCCGTGAAACCGTGTCGAACCCAACGAGGGTCTTCAGCATGTCGCGGGGGTCCATGGATATCGTCACGCGTCGCTCTCCTCGTCGTCGCAATCTTGGCCGCAATCCGTCCCGGATGCGGGTTCCCACAAATCGGCGAGGTCGAACCGCCGAATATCGTCGATGAGTTCAATAAAGCCGCGCGCCGCGTGGTCGATCAACGCCTCTCCGGTCGAGGCTTCCGCGCCGGCAGCCGCACCAACGACGCCGGCCGGATTGAGGTCCTCGATCCGCCAGCCGAACGACGCCGGCCGGCCATAGGCCTTCAAATGCTTGAATTTGCCGATGAAATCACTCTGATCCGATGGGAAATCGGCAAGGTGTTCCGTCCGCACCAGGTCCGGCCGCGCGGCAAGCATCACAGATGTCTCGGCAAGCCCGCCATGAATACCGAAAGCGCGCTCGTCCGCATCGATCAGCCCCTCCGGCGCACCGAAGCGGCTCCACGATGTGGTCGCGGCGAGCATGTGATGGCGCAGGCGAAGCTGCTGCACGACCACGTCGAGGATCGGCGAATTTCCGCCATGCGAGTTGACCAGCACCAACTTGCGGATACCGGAAGCAGCGACGCTGTCGCCGAGTTCGGTCAGCACCTTGATCAGCGTGTCGGCGGTGAGCGTCAACGTCCCGGCCGCTGAGTGTTCCTGCGACCAGCCATAGGCCTGCACCGGCAGAAAGATGATCGGCGCGTCAGCCGGCAGCAATTCCGCCACGCGCGCGACATGCGCCTCGGCAATCGCGGTATCGGTGCCGAGCGGCAGATGCGCGCCATGCTGTTCGATCGCGGCAACCGGCAGCACCGCGATCCAGGTGTCCGGATCGCAGTCACCGAAATCGCGCGCACTCATATCGTGCCAGAAACGTCGGACCGGCAAGGTTGACTATCCTCGTTGGTGATCTCGCCGGCACGCTACGCGAGGTGCCCAAACCCGGCAAGGCCTCTTGTGACCGACAAACACGGCGTAATTGTCGTCAATTGCCGTCGCCAAGAGAATTCCCACATGTGGCAAAGACGACTATGGTGCGCCGCGAACACGGCGGATTCCACCGTCGAAGACTTCTCCGACCGGGACCAGAGGGAGACCGAAGACCCGTGATTCAGCCCCGCATCCTCGCCGGCCTCGCAGCCGCCCTCGCAGCCCTTGCCTCCATCGCCCCTGCCGCGGCACTGGAAAAGGTCCGTTTCGGCACCAACTGGCTCGCTCAGGCCGAACATGGCGGCTTCTACCAGGCGCTCGCCGAAGGCCGCTATGCGGGTTGCGGGCTTGAGGTCGAAATCGTCCAGGGCGGACCGCGCGTCAACAACCGCGCGCTGCTGGCCGCCGGCAAGATCGATTTCTACATGGGTGGCAGCCTGCTGCACGCCTTTGCCGCGGTCGAACAGGGCATCCCGACCAAGGTCGTCGCGGCGCTGTTCCAGAAGGAACCGCAGATGCTGATGACCCATCCCGGCGTCGGTCTCGACACCTGGGAGAGCCTGAAAGGCATCAACCTCTATCTCAGCGATTCCGGCTACCATTCCTTCTATCAGTGGATGATGTCGGAACACGGCTTCAGCCCGGACAAGCGCAAGGTCTACACCTTCAACCCGGCGCCGTTCCTTGCCGACAAGACCGTCGGCCAGCAGGGTTATGTGACATCGGAACCGTTCGCCATCGAAAAGGCCGGCGGCTTCAAGCCGAACATCTTCCTCATCGCCGACTACGGCTTCGACACCTATTCGACGACCATCGAGGTGCGCGAGGACGCGATCAGCGACCGGGGCGAGACCGTCGCCTGCTTCGTCGACGCCTCCATCGAGGGCTGGGTCAGCTACCTCTATGGCGACCCCGATCCGGCCAATCGCCTGATCACCGAAGCCAACCCGGAGATGACCGACGAGCAGCTCGCCTTTTCCATCGAGAAGATGAAGGAGTTCGGCATCGTCGATTCCGGCGACACAGAGACGCTTGGCATCGGCGCCATGACCGACGAGCGCTTCGCCAGCTTCTTCGGCAAGATGGTCAAGGCCGGCATCGTCAAGGAAGACGTCGACTACAAGGCCTCCTACGTGCTCGACTTCGTCAACAAGGGCGTCGGGCTGGAGCTGAAGAAAGAACTGACCGCACAGTGAACACCGCCCCGACCACGGCCGCAAACAAGGTGAGCGCTGCCCCGGCCGTCAAGCTCGACGGCATCGGCAAGACTTTTGCCAACGGCACGACCGCATTGCGCGACGTGTCGCTGACCGTGCGCGAGGGCGAATTCCTCAGCCTGCTCGGGCCGTCCGGCTGCGGCAAGACGACGATTCTGCGCCTGATTTCCGGGCTTGCCGATCCGACCGAGGGCACGCTCTCCGGCAACGACATCGGCGCCCGCCGGCGCGGGGATATCGGCTACGTGTTCCAGGAGCCGACGCTGATGCCCTGGGCCACCGTCTTCAACAATGTCTGGCTGCCGTTCCGGCTGCGTGGCGCCTCGAAGGCGGAAGCCCGCAACACCGTCATGGAAGCGCTCGAACGGGTCGGCCTTGCCGACTTTGCCGAAGCCTTTCCGCGCGAACTATCCGGCGGCATGAAGATGCGGGTGTCGATCGCGCGCGCGCTTGTCACCCGCCCGCGTTTGTTGTTGATGGACGAACCCTTCGCCGCGCTCGACGAGATCACACGCTTCAAGCTCAATGACGACCTCATCGAGCTGTGGCGCGAGGCCGGCTGGACCGTCATCTTTGTCACCCACTCGGTCTTCGAGTCGGTCTACCTGTCGAACCGCATCGCCGTCATGACCTCCAATCCCGGCCGCATCGCCGGCGAGATCGGCATCGACGCGCCCTACCCGCGCGGACCCGAATTCCGTACCTCCGCCGTCTACAACGAGTATTGCCGGGTCGCGTCCGACATGCTGCGGCTGGCAATGACTGCTGGAAACGGAGCCTGACGGACGCCCGCGATGACGACGCCGGACACCGCTCCCCGCACGCCCTCCTCGACCGGGCTCGCCGACCGCCTGGCGCGCTGGCTGCTGCCCGCCGCCGTGATGATCGCGGCCATCGTGCTGTGGGACCGCATCGTCGTGTGGAACGCCATTCCGCCCTACATCCTGCCCGGTCCGATGCTGGTCGCGAAGACGCTGATCGCCGACTGGCCGGTGCTGTCGGTCGCGCTCGGCAACACGCTGATCATCACCGTGCTGGCGCTCATCGTCGCCATCATCGGCGGCGTCGGGCTCGCCATCCTGTTCTCCCATTCGAAATGGGTCGAATACTCGTTCTTCCCCTTCGCCGTGGTCCTGCAAGTCACGCCGATCGTAGCCGTCTTCCCGCTGATCAACATCTATGTCGACGACGCGACGACAAAGCTTCTGCTGTGCGCCTGGATCGTTGCGTTCTTCCCGATCCTGTCGAACACCACGCTCGGGTTGAATTCCGCCGACTACAATCTGCGCGACCTGTTCGAGCTCTATGGAGCCAGCCGCTGGCAGACGCTGCTGCTGCTGCGCCTGCCCGCCGCGATGCCATACTTCTTCGGCGGCCTCAGAATCGCAGGTGGGCTCGCGCTAATCGGCGCCGTCGTTGCCGAATTCGTTGCCGGCGCGAGCGGTTTCGGCTCGGGCCTCGCCTTCCGTATCATCGAATCCGGCTACCGGCTGAACATTCCCCGCCTTTTCGCCGCGGTCATTCTCGTTTCCGTCACCGGCATCATCATCTACCTCCTGCTCAATGCCGTGTCGCACTACGTGCTGCGCCGGTGGCACGAGAGCGCCGCCGATCGGCAGCGCTGACCCGCGCCATCGCGGCCCTTGCCTTCCCGACCCACTGGGGTCATCGTGAACCAGGCAGTCGCAACAGCGGATTGCAGCGAGGAGGTGCGCGATGACCGATTTCACCGCCCTGAAAGCCGAACTCGAAGGCCTCGACTTCGACGACACACCCGTCGTCCTGAAGCAGAAAAGCCGCGATTTCTTCTGGTATTCGCCGATCCTGAAGCGCCATCTTGATCAGGCAAGCGCCGATCTGGTCGTCAAGCCGCGGTCGGAGCAGGAAATCATCCGCATTCTGGCCGCCTGCTACCGGCACGAAGTGCCCGTCACGGTACGCGGCGCCGGCACCGGCAATTACGGACAGGCCGTCCCGCTGGCCGGCGGCGTTGTGCTCGACATGTCGGCCATGACCGGGATCACCGCGATCCGGCCCGGCTCGGTCCACGTCGAGCCCGGCGCGCTGATGGCCGATATCGACGAGGCGCTCCGCCCGAGCGGACAGGAACTGCGCATCGTCTCCTCGACCGTCAAGACCGCCACCGTTGGCGGTTTTGTTGCCGGCGGTATCGGTGGTCTCGGTACCGTGCGCTGGGGCGGGCTGCGCGACCTCGGCAACGTGATCGGCGCACGCATCGTCACCATGGAAGCCGAGCCGCAAATCATCGAACTGCACGGCGCGCAGGTCCTCGACATTGTCCACGCCTACGGCACCACCGGGGTGATCACCCGGCTCGAAATGGCGGTGACCGCTGCCTATGACTGGGTCGACGTACTGATCGGCTTCGATTCCCTCATGACCACGGTGCGCTTCGCCGACCACCTCGCCACCATGGACGGTATCCTGCTCAAGGAGCTCGGCGTCGTCGCCGCTCCGCTCCCCTATGAGGGATTCCTGCGCTACCAGCACTGGATCCCGCGCGACATGAACGTCGCCACAATCATGGTCGCGCCGCATGCGCTCGCCGCCCTAGAAAGTGTAGCGAGCAACGCAGGCGGCGCGGTCCTGTTCCGTTCCGATACTGTCGGCGAGAACGATCGCGCCGAGCTGCCGCCGGTCGCAGAACTGGTCTGGAATCACACGACCTTGCGCGCCCTGCGCACCGATCCTTCCCTGACATATCTGCAGGTGCTCTATCCGCCCGGCGACCATCTGAAAAAGATCGAAACCCTCCTCGGCGTGTTCGGCGACGAGCTGCTCACCCATCTCGAATTCGTACGCTTCGACGGCCGCGTTGCGGTCTACGGGATTCCCGTCGTGCGCTACACCACCGAGGAGCGGCTGGACGAGATCATCGCCATATTCGAGGAGCACGGCTGTCCGGTGTTCAATCCGCATCGCTGCACGCTCGAAGAAGGCGGCATGAAGGAGATCGACCGCGACCAGCTGGCCTTCAAACAGCGCACCGACCCGAAGGGGCTGCTCAACCCCGGCAAAATGATCGGCTGGGACGAGCCCGACTACGATTTCAGCCGTCCCTCGATGTATCTCTTCTCGAAAAGTTGAGGAAAGAAGACCTTACATAGCTGAAATACTTTGATTGTTTTCCGGCTTAGCAACGTCATCGCACTGTCATGGAATTTTGTTACTCGACTAAACGAAATCGGGACCCGAATCATCGATAGTTCGGAACTTGTTGTGCCGGGGGACGTTTCAACCGCAGGAACGGCGCACACACGGTAATCCGCCCGGTGAAGCGGATGGGGCATGGGCAGGGCGATATGGCTTTCAATTTCAAGAAAAGCATTACCTTTCATCTGACGCAGGCCGCTAAGGCACAGCGCGCACGTTCGGGCATGTATCTCGGGCGCATCGGGCTGCACCCCGGCCAGGAATCGGTGTTGAAAATGCTCGCCGACGAGGACGGGCAGACCATGACGCAACTCGCGGCCGGTCTCGGCGTTCAGCCGCCGACCGTGACCAAGATGGTCACCCGCCTGTCCGGCCAGGGTCTCGTGCGCCGCGCTGCGTCCGAAGCAGACGGGCGTCTCGCCCGGGTACATTTGACCGACGAGGGCAAGGCTCGCATCGCCCAGATCGACAAGTCCTGGAAGCGCCTCGAAAAGGAAGCGCTCGCCGGCCTCGACGACAAGGAACGCAAGCGCCTGCGCCGCCTGCTGAAGCAGGTCGAAAAGAACCTCGCCAGTTCCGCCGTGCTTGGCGAGCCTGACGAACTGGACGACACCGGCGACGTTTGACGGCACCAACGACAGCGTAGAACGTTGAACGGGATCGAGCGCCTATGCATATCCCGCACGGCGCCATGCAAAAAACGCCGTTCTCTGCATCCTGCCGCGCTCGTTACGCTGTGCGACGCGTTGTGCACCGGTATCGGTCGGCGCAGGGGTGAACCAGGGCGCCACCGGATATCGCTTGAGATAGCCGTACCGTTTCCCGCCATTCCCTGCTTCAGGTGACCTCGAACTGCACCCATGACGCTGCCGGACATGCCCCGCATGCCCGGCTTTGCTGTATTGGCCGCCAACCGGATCGCATGCATGTCGACAACGTCTTCGGAAAATCTGGACCGCTCCGCGCTCGGCGGCATCCTGCTCGCCTGCGCCGCGTTCACCTGCTTTTCCTGTCTCGACACCACGGCGAAATTTCTCAGCCGCTCGCTGCCGATCTACGAAATCGTCTGGCTGCGTTTCGTCGGCCACGTCATCCTGACCGGATTTCTGTTCCGCGTCTGGTCGCGTCCGCACCTGATCGTGCCGCGCCGCGCACTGCTGCAGTTCGTGCGGGCGCTGTGCATGCTCGGCGCGACCGCGTTCAACTTCCTGGCACTGCGCCATCTGCAGCTCGACGAAGCCGTCTCGATCATGTTCGCGACGCCCTTCGTGGTCACAGCTCTTGCCGGACCGATCCTCGGTGAATGGGCCGGACTTCGGCGCTGGATCGCCATTCTGGTCGGCTTTCTTGGTGTCCTGATCGTCACCCGACCGGGTTTCGGCGACATGCACTGGGCGGCGATCTATTCCGTCGCGGCCATGACCAGCTATGCCTTCTACACGCTGACGACGCGCATGCTGACGGCGACAGAGACGCCGCAATCGATGCTGATGCTGAGCGGGATCATTCCGGCGATCGCCATGGCGCCGCCTGCCCTGTCGACCTGGCAGACGCCGGCAGACTGGCAGACCTGGGGCCTGCTTGCCGTCACCGGGTTCTTCGGATCGTTGGGCCACTGGCTGCTGATCAAGGCCTACACGCGCGCGCCAGCACCGGTTATCGCACCGTTCATGTACACGCAGATCGTGTCGATGGTCGCGCTTGGCCTGATCGTCTTCAGCGACGTGCCGGGCTTCTACACCATTCTCGGCTCTTCAGTGATCATCTCATCCGGCCTGTACCTGCTCTATCGTGAGCAGATACGCAAAAAGCGCACCTGACCCTGTCGGCTCACTTCTCGACTTCAGCCGGCGTCAGCGGGCCTTTGACCTTGAACGTCACACGGCGAATGCTCGGATCGAGTTCGTGACCCTTCACCTCGAAGCCGAGGCTGCGGCACATATCTAGCATCGTCGCATTGGCATTCAGCACGTCGCCGACGATCTAGCTCACGCCCTCGACGCGGGCGAACTCGATCAGCTTCTCCATTAGCATCCAGCCAAGGCCCTTGCCCTTCAGATCCGAGCGCACGAGAACAGCGTATTCGCCGACTTCGCGGTTCGGGTCGAGCATTAGGCGTGACACGCCAAGCATCTCTTCACCATCCGGGGTCAGCGCGATGAACGCCATCGAGCGGTCGTAGTCGATCTGCGTCAGCCGGGCGATGAACTTGTGCGACAGCTCACGGATCGGCGCAAAGAAGCGCAGCCGGATGTCTTCCGCCGAGAGATTGTCGAAGAACGCCTGATAGAACCGTTCGTCGGCCGGCATCACCGGGCGGACCTGCACTTCGAGGCCGCCGCTGGTGCACTCCGACGTCACCCACTCGTCCGGATACGGCCGGATCGCGAAGCGCCGGCGCGGATCCTCGCCCTCGGGGACTTCCCGCGCCATGATACGCGCATCGAGCGCGACAACGCCGTCTTCGTCGGCAAGAAGCGGGTTGATGTCGAGTTCGCCGATCTCCGGCACCTCGACGATCATCTGCGACAGCGTCACCAGAGTATCGGCGATCTTGTTGCGGTTGGCCGCAGGCCGGTCGCGATAGCCGGCGAGCAGTTTCGACACCCGCGTGGCGTCGACCATGTCACGGGCGATCAGCCGGTCGAGCGGCGGCAGACCGACAACCCGGTCCTTGACAACCTCAACCGCAGTGCCGCCGGCGCCGAACAGCAGGATCGGCCCGAACAGCGGGTCGCTCGCAACACCGGCGATCAACTCGACGCCGTGTTTCTTGTCGATGATCGGCTCGACCGTGAACCCGTCGATCCGCGCGTCAGGCAACAATGACGTGGTCCGTTCCAGAATAGCGATCGCCGATTGCCGCGCTTCCGCCGCGCTCTGCAGGCCAAGACGAACACCGCCGACATCGGACTTGTGGGTGATGTCGCGCGACCGCACCTTGACCGCGACGGCCTTGTTGGTCTTCAGCAATTCGGCGGCGATTTCCGCCACGCCGTCCGGCGTCGTCGCAACCTGCGCCGCGGCAACCGGAATATTGTACGCAGCCAGCACCGCCTTCGCCTCGTCGGCGTTCAAGGTCGAGCGACCTTCCAGCAGCGCGCGATGAACGATCGCCCGCGCCGTATCGCGATCCGGTTCGCGTCCTCCGGCAACCGCCGGCGGGGTCCGCATCAACAGGTCCTGGACCTCGTTGTAACGAACGATATGGCGGAAACCGTCGACCGCAGCAGCTGGGGTCGCGTAGCTCGGAACGCCCGCGTCAGCCAGCTTGAGGCGCGCTTCGGTGGCAGCACCGTCGCCCAGCCAGCAGCCGAAAATCGGCTTCTTGCGCTTGTTTTCACGCCACGCGGACAGCGTCGCGTCCACCGCATTGGCCGACGATGCAAGCGCCGTCGGGCAGTTCATAACCATGACGGCGTCGGTGTCGGGATCGTTCAGCGCCGCCGAAACGGACGCCCGATAGCGCTCGGCATCCGCGTCACCGATGATGTCGATCGGATTGCCATGCGACCAGGTAGACGGCAGCGCGCTGTCGAGGGCCTCGAAGGTTTCCGGCCGCAGCTTGGCGAGCGCGCCACCGTGATCTTCAAGCGCGTCCGCAGCAAGCACGCCCGCACCGCCGCCATTCGTGACGATCGTCAGGCGCTTGCCGTAGAACGGCTTGACGTGGGTCAGCGTCTCCGCCGCCGTAAACAGCTCGTTCAACGAGAACACGCGCAGGACACCTGCACGGCGCAGTGCCGCATCGAACACGATGTCGGACGCTGCGAGAGCACCGGTATGCGAGGCAGCAGCTTCCGCAGCCGAGGTGTTGCGTCCCGCCTTGATCGCCCCAACCGGCTTCGAGCGGGCCGCGACACGCGCCGCCGACATGAACGAGCGCGCGTCCTTGATGGATTCCAGATAGATCAGGATCGCCCGCGTCTTCACGTCGGAGGCGAAATAGTCGAGCAGATCATTGACGTCGACGTCGAGCATGTCGCCGAGCGACACCACCGAGCGGAAGCCGATCCCGTGCGACGCCGCCCAGTCGACAACCGCGGTTACGAGAGCGCCCGACTGCGACAGGAACGTCAGGTCGCCCTTCTCCGGCATGATGTGGGAGAAACTCGCATTGAGCCGTGCCCAGGGCGCGATCAGGCCGATGCAGTTCGGGCCCATGATTCGCATCTTGTAGCGGCGCGCGATCTCCATCGCCTCTTCGCCGAGGCTACCTTCGCCGCGTCCGAGGCCGGCAGTGATGACGACAACGGCCTGCGTGCCCTTCTGGCCAAGCGCCTCAAGCGTCGAAGCGACGACCGAAGCCGGCACCGTGACGACGCCGAGTTCCGGCACCGAGGGAAGCAGCGCAACATCGCTGTAGCAAGGATACGGCCCGATATGGTCGTACTTCGGATTGACTGGCCAGACGGGACCGTCGAATCCTGCTTCCATCAAATTTTTCAGAACGGTAAGTCCGACAGAACCAGGCTTTGGACTCGCGCCGACAAGCGCGATGGAACGCGGCGTGAAGAAGGATGAGAGATACTTCACCGACATGGGACACCCGATTCGTTGTGCAGATGCGCAGAGTTATATTGCGCTGCACAATAGATAGTTTGACCGAGCGCAAATTTCCACAAAAAAAGTCAACATGCCTGCCGTAACGGCATCCATAGAGCGCTGAAAGCGTTAACCTTTCGTTAACTGCTGCAGCGCACCCTTTTGCCGGGATGACGTAAATCGGGAGGTCTTCCATGGCTTTCACCCGCGTACGGTTCCTTGCCCTCGCCGCGTTCGCCGGCACGCTTTCCCTGCAGCTCGCGCCGTCTCACGCGGCCACCGAGAACGCAAACGATGCGCTCCGCTTCGCCGGAGGTTGGGTCATGGCGGATGAGTTGTCGGGCCGGGGCTGCGCACTGATGCTCGATCCGGCCCCGACGGGGCGCGGGCACCGAATCGACGGCCTGTCCGGCTGCGCGAAAGCGTTCCCCATCCTCTCCAGGGTCGCGGCATGGATGCCCGGCACAGGCGGCGGCATCGCTTTTGTCGACGGCAAGGGCACAGTCGTTGTCGACTATGGCATCGGGGAAACGGATGGACTGCAGTCGGTCGCCCCGCAGCACGTGTTCTACAGCCTGACCGCGGCGGCGCCCTATGCGGATCCGACCCCGGTCGGCTCTATCGGCAAGACCCGCCGCGACTGAGATCGCTTCGGCGAACGCCGGCGACAATCCTTATGGCTAGCGCTTGTTCGCGGTGAGGAATTCGCCCATGCGGCCCATGGCGCGGCGGATATTGTCTTCCGAATTGGCGTAGGAGATGCGGATATACCCCTCGCCGCAAACGCCGAAATCCGGCCCGCCGATGCTTGCGACGCCCGCATCCTCAAGCAGCGCCGAGGCCAGCGGCTTTGCCTGCCAACCCGTCTCGCTGATGTTCGGAAACGCATAGAATGCGCCGAGCGGCGTCCGGCAGCTGAGCCCCGGCAAGGCATTCAGCCCCTCGACGACCAGCTTTCTGCGCCGATCGAACGCAGCGACCATCTCGGTTACCGCATCCTGCGGCCCGGTGAGCGCGGCAAGTCCCGCCCACTGCGTCGGCGCGTTGACGCATGACCAGGCGTTCACGGCAAGCTTGCGCACCTTGTCGAACAACGCCTCCGGCCAGACCGAGTAACCGAGCCGCCAGCCCGTCATCGCATAGGTCTTCGACCAGCCGTCGAGCAAGATCAGCCGGTCGCGGAGCTCCGGGAAACTCAACAGCGAGACATGCTCACAGCCATCGTAGGTCATCTGGCCATAGATCTCGTCGCTCATGACCGCGATGTCAGGGCGTTCGGCGAGGCCCGCGACCAGTTTCTCGATCTCCGAGCGCGGCGTCACTCCGCCCGTCGGATTGGCCGGCGAATTGACGATGACAAGGCGGGTCTGCGGCGTCAGAAGGCCGAGCATCTCGTCGGCCGAAAAGGCGAAATCGTTTTCCTCGCGGATCGGCACGGGAACCGGACGCGCCCCGGTGAACTCGATCATCGAGCGATAGATCGGAAAGCCCGGATCGGGATACAGGATATCGACGCCGGGCGCGCCGAACATCAGGATTGCGGCGAACATGGTCACCTTGCCACCCGGCACGATGACGACATGCTCAGGCGACACGCTGACGCCGAGGCGCTTGTCGATGTCGGCGGCGACCGCTTCTCGCAGCGGCAGAATTCCCGTCGCCGGCGTATAGCCGTGCTGGCCGTCGCGCAGAGCCTTGACCGCCGCCTCGACGATGTGGTCGGGCGTGCGGAAATCCGGCTGGCCAATCCCCAGATTGATGATATCGCGGCCTGCCGCGGCAAGCTCGGTCGCCCGCGCAAGTACGGCAAAGGCGTTTTCCTCGCCGATACGGTCAAACCCGGAAATCGTCTGCAGCATCTGTCGCCCCCGAACGGATCGTCTCTTCGTCTTGAACAACCTGCCTTGTGCCACACTTGCCGCGATCCCGGAAGGGATCCGCCCGCCCGGGTGGGCATGCGAAGCCCGCTGTGCTACAAGAGCGCCTCGAATTGAAGGCCTGCAACGACAGGCCTCGCGCGCCAGTCGGGAATCACCCGCTTCGACCACGTCGGCCGTCGCGGCGTCCCGCATTCAGGCTTTCGCCGAAGCCCGCGTGGCCCTGCCACGCCATCCAGCCGGGTTCCGCAACCCGCATTCTGGCCGCGCCAATCACGGTGAACACGAGTTCCGGGCCCGTTCGCGCGGTAGCCGGTGCTCGCCTGACAGGGTAACCCCGGGAGTTGATCATGAACGGACGTCTGTCCGGCAAGAAAGCCGTCGTCACAGCAGCCGGCCAGGGAATCGGCCGCGCCACGGCACTGGCCTTCGCCCGCGAAGGCGCCGAGGTGATTGCGACCGACGTAGCGCCTGAAAAACTCGAGGATCTGGCGGCGGCCGGCATCGCACGAACGGCAACCATCGATGTCACCGACACCTCGGCCATCTACGGCCTTGCCGACGAGGAACACGGCGTCGACATCCTGTTCAACTGCGCCGGCTACGTCCACCACGGCACGGTGCTCGACTGCGACGAGTTCACCTGGGATTACTGCTTCGATCTCAATGTGAAGGCCATGCACCGGGCGATCCGCGCGTTTCTGCCGGGCATGATCGAGCGCGGACACGGCGCGATTCTCAATATGTCGTCGGCAGCCTCTTCGATCAAAGGCACCCCGTCGCGCTATGTCTACGGGACGACCAAGGCAGCCGTGATCGGCCTGACCAAGGCAATCGCCGCCGATTTCGTCAAGGACGGCATCCGCTGCAACGCGATTTGCCCGGGCGTGGTGAGGACCCCCTCACTTGAGGGCCGCGTCGCCGAACTCGCCGAC
Coding sequences within:
- a CDS encoding nitrate ABC transporter substrate-binding protein; the encoded protein is MVRREHGGFHRRRLLRPGPEGDRRPVIQPRILAGLAAALAALASIAPAAALEKVRFGTNWLAQAEHGGFYQALAEGRYAGCGLEVEIVQGGPRVNNRALLAAGKIDFYMGGSLLHAFAAVEQGIPTKVVAALFQKEPQMLMTHPGVGLDTWESLKGINLYLSDSGYHSFYQWMMSEHGFSPDKRKVYTFNPAPFLADKTVGQQGYVTSEPFAIEKAGGFKPNIFLIADYGFDTYSTTIEVREDAISDRGETVACFVDASIEGWVSYLYGDPDPANRLITEANPEMTDEQLAFSIEKMKEFGIVDSGDTETLGIGAMTDERFASFFGKMVKAGIVKEDVDYKASYVLDFVNKGVGLELKKELTAQ
- a CDS encoding ABC transporter ATP-binding protein, which produces MTTPDTAPRTPSSTGLADRLARWLLPAAVMIAAIVLWDRIVVWNAIPPYILPGPMLVAKTLIADWPVLSVALGNTLIITVLALIVAIIGGVGLAILFSHSKWVEYSFFPFAVVLQVTPIVAVFPLINIYVDDATTKLLLCAWIVAFFPILSNTTLGLNSADYNLRDLFELYGASRWQTLLLLRLPAAMPYFFGGLRIAGGLALIGAVVAEFVAGASGFGSGLAFRIIESGYRLNIPRLFAAVILVSVTGIIIYLLLNAVSHYVLRRWHESAADRQR
- a CDS encoding creatininase; this translates as MSARDFGDCDPDTWIAVLPVAAIEQHGAHLPLGTDTAIAEAHVARVAELLPADAPIIFLPVQAYGWSQEHSAAGTLTLTADTLIKVLTELGDSVAASGIRKLVLVNSHGGNSPILDVVVQQLRLRHHMLAATTSWSRFGAPEGLIDADERAFGIHGGLAETSVMLAARPDLVRTEHLADFPSDQSDFIGKFKHLKAYGRPASFGWRIEDLNPAGVVGAAAGAEASTGEALIDHAARGFIELIDDIRRFDLADLWEPASGTDCGQDCDDEESDA
- a CDS encoding MarR family transcriptional regulator, yielding MAFNFKKSITFHLTQAAKAQRARSGMYLGRIGLHPGQESVLKMLADEDGQTMTQLAAGLGVQPPTVTKMVTRLSGQGLVRRAASEADGRLARVHLTDEGKARIAQIDKSWKRLEKEALAGLDDKERKRLRRLLKQVEKNLASSAVLGEPDELDDTGDV
- a CDS encoding EamA family transporter; amino-acid sequence: MSTTSSENLDRSALGGILLACAAFTCFSCLDTTAKFLSRSLPIYEIVWLRFVGHVILTGFLFRVWSRPHLIVPRRALLQFVRALCMLGATAFNFLALRHLQLDEAVSIMFATPFVVTALAGPILGEWAGLRRWIAILVGFLGVLIVTRPGFGDMHWAAIYSVAAMTSYAFYTLTTRMLTATETPQSMLMLSGIIPAIAMAPPALSTWQTPADWQTWGLLAVTGFFGSLGHWLLIKAYTRAPAPVIAPFMYTQIVSMVALGLIVFSDVPGFYTILGSSVIISSGLYLLYREQIRKKRT
- a CDS encoding NAD(P)-dependent oxidoreductase, with amino-acid sequence MNGRLSGKKAVVTAAGQGIGRATALAFAREGAEVIATDVAPEKLEDLAAAGIARTATIDVTDTSAIYGLADEEHGVDILFNCAGYVHHGTVLDCDEFTWDYCFDLNVKAMHRAIRAFLPGMIERGHGAILNMSSAASSIKGTPSRYVYGTTKAAVIGLTKAIAADFVKDGIRCNAICPGVVRTPSLEGRVAELADEMGGTEKAWEWFLSRQPGGRIAEPEEIASLAVYLASDEATFVTGTTAVIDGGWTL
- a CDS encoding aspartate aminotransferase, with amino-acid sequence MLQTISGFDRIGEENAFAVLARATELAAAGRDIINLGIGQPDFRTPDHIVEAAVKALRDGQHGYTPATGILPLREAVAADIDKRLGVSVSPEHVVIVPGGKVTMFAAILMFGAPGVDILYPDPGFPIYRSMIEFTGARPVPVPIREENDFAFSADEMLGLLTPQTRLVIVNSPANPTGGVTPRSEIEKLVAGLAERPDIAVMSDEIYGQMTYDGCEHVSLLSFPELRDRLILLDGWSKTYAMTGWRLGYSVWPEALFDKVRKLAVNAWSCVNAPTQWAGLAALTGPQDAVTEMVAAFDRRRKLVVEGLNALPGLSCRTPLGAFYAFPNISETGWQAKPLASALLEDAGVASIGGPDFGVCGEGYIRISYANSEDNIRRAMGRMGEFLTANKR
- a CDS encoding FAD-linked oxidase gives rise to the protein MTDFTALKAELEGLDFDDTPVVLKQKSRDFFWYSPILKRHLDQASADLVVKPRSEQEIIRILAACYRHEVPVTVRGAGTGNYGQAVPLAGGVVLDMSAMTGITAIRPGSVHVEPGALMADIDEALRPSGQELRIVSSTVKTATVGGFVAGGIGGLGTVRWGGLRDLGNVIGARIVTMEAEPQIIELHGAQVLDIVHAYGTTGVITRLEMAVTAAYDWVDVLIGFDSLMTTVRFADHLATMDGILLKELGVVAAPLPYEGFLRYQHWIPRDMNVATIMVAPHALAALESVASNAGGAVLFRSDTVGENDRAELPPVAELVWNHTTLRALRTDPSLTYLQVLYPPGDHLKKIETLLGVFGDELLTHLEFVRFDGRVAVYGIPVVRYTTEERLDEIIAIFEEHGCPVFNPHRCTLEEGGMKEIDRDQLAFKQRTDPKGLLNPGKMIGWDEPDYDFSRPSMYLFSKS
- a CDS encoding nitrate/sulfonate/bicarbonate ABC transporter ATP-binding protein; the encoded protein is MNTAPTTAANKVSAAPAVKLDGIGKTFANGTTALRDVSLTVREGEFLSLLGPSGCGKTTILRLISGLADPTEGTLSGNDIGARRRGDIGYVFQEPTLMPWATVFNNVWLPFRLRGASKAEARNTVMEALERVGLADFAEAFPRELSGGMKMRVSIARALVTRPRLLLMDEPFAALDEITRFKLNDDLIELWREAGWTVIFVTHSVFESVYLSNRIAVMTSNPGRIAGEIGIDAPYPRGPEFRTSAVYNEYCRVASDMLRLAMTAGNGA